A window from Desulfitobacterium chlororespirans DSM 11544 encodes these proteins:
- a CDS encoding AAA family ATPase, with translation MYLHPNAINKMRDTIYNLAESGNNQIVCTTHSPYMIDISKKPAQVLNNLCATKKDDILDDGQVEIVSSVPFNVTEEYQKLQEN, from the coding sequence ATCTATCTACATCCCAACGCAATTAATAAAATGCGAGACACAATTTATAATTTGGCAGAGAGCGGAAACAATCAAATTGTATGTACAACACATTCGCCATATATGATTGACATTAGTAAAAAGCCCGCTCAGGTGTTGAATAACTTATGCGCTACCAAAAAAGATGATATTTTGGATGATGGGCAAGTGGAAATCGTTAGCTCAGTACCTTTTAATGTGACAGAAGAATACCAAAAGTTGCAAGAGAATTAA